In a genomic window of Mesorhizobium sp. J428:
- a CDS encoding strawberry notch family protein produces MNIVSTSSAVARTAAPLAAPAPVAIDNAQAIDQAAVLLLPLLEQGKPITTGALRAAMTESSGGTDAQGFWIWKDAYEALEAAQVLFIRRFGPAILSRSASPQATLAMMKRIAELVPTHTRRSDESQAMQQLSTPLPLAFVTAHAAAICSSDLVLEPSAGTGLLAVHAEIVRASLALNELGATRADLLGLMFPRVPISRHDATYIDDHLDAGIKPSVVLMNPPFSVGAYVDGHVADAAWRHLSSAFARLRVGGRLVAITGAGLSPENPRWRTAFERLQHRGTMLFTAAIDGRVYARHGTTAETRLTVIDKVPAADPSRFVASPGKAMDVETLLSWIADIPLRTPGGHPNSIGALSNGILRKAAMQMAAARSAAKAAPIAASAAAPKAVRSVRPVARAKPIGPDTANIAPAAPLAYELRDWMPEEGGRLTDTIYEPYALQSIQIPRAKPHPTPLVQSAAMAAVAPPKPSYRPLLPDAIIDEGLLSDAQLESVIYAGEAHSAYLSGDWTVDETCDVVSAAPEGAERAVRFRRGWFLGDGTGCGKGRQVAGIILDNWLQGRRRAIWISKSDKLLEDAQRDWAALGQERLLVQPLSRFRQGTPIRLAEGILFTTYATLRSQEREGKKSRIAQIIDWIGRDFDGVVVFDEAHAMANAAGSKGERGDVAPSQQGRAGLRLQHALPDARVVYVSATGATAVENLAYAQRLGIWGSEDFPFANRAEFVAAIEDGGVAAMEVLARDLKSLGLYAARSLSYDGVEYDLLEHELTEEQIRIYNAYADAFQVIHNNLNAALEAANITSDSATLNRHAKAAARSAFESTKQRFFSHLITSMMTPTLIGAIEQDRADGHSAVVQIVSTGEALMERRLAEIPTEEWSDLHVDVTPREYVGGYLMHSFPTRLFEEYSDAEGNVYSRSVHDAEGNPVQCREALRRRDEMIERLASLPPVGSALDQIIHHFGTDTVAEVTGRSRRIVRKTGRDGIDRLAVENRPGSANLAETQSFMDDDKRVLIFSDAGGTGRSYHADLGANQRLRKHYLLEAGWRADNAIQGLGRTHRTNQAQPPLFRPMAANVKAGKRFLSTIARRLDTLGAITRGQRQTGGAGLFRAEDNLESPYARAALRQFYMLLHQGRIEGYSLTTFEAVTGLSLTTDEGGLRDELPPITTWLNRLLAMRIETQNLLFEVFEQLMTAKIEGAVAAGAYDKGLETITAESITVTDRRTVYTHPVSGAQSHVLTVARKDRIRPLGLVDALAIERAEPQSVLLANTRSRRAAIQLPTASLMLDDGTIEHRVRLLRPTDEQRFGLGALAETHWQPVDRKLFAELWDAEVAAVPEFTTSTFHIVTGLLLPIWRRLPDDDCRVYRIQTDAGERIIGRHIAPTLVATMLRNLGLDDVPTLAPDEAWTGLADGRIGLQLADGLILRRSRVMNDYRVELIGFTDAMVPRLKALGLISEIISWKLRLFIPNTAQGSTMLASLLDRHTLVGVTDRTAAA; encoded by the coding sequence ATGAACATTGTTTCGACCTCATCGGCCGTCGCCCGGACGGCCGCTCCCCTTGCAGCACCGGCACCCGTTGCCATCGACAACGCTCAGGCGATCGACCAGGCGGCAGTGCTGCTTCTTCCCCTTCTCGAACAGGGCAAGCCCATCACCACAGGCGCACTGCGCGCCGCCATGACGGAGAGCTCCGGCGGCACCGATGCCCAGGGATTCTGGATCTGGAAGGACGCCTATGAGGCGCTCGAAGCCGCACAGGTCCTGTTCATCCGCAGGTTCGGACCGGCGATCCTGTCCAGATCGGCCTCGCCGCAGGCGACGCTGGCGATGATGAAACGCATCGCCGAACTTGTTCCCACCCACACACGGCGCTCCGACGAGAGCCAGGCCATGCAGCAGCTGTCGACGCCGCTGCCGCTCGCCTTCGTCACCGCCCACGCAGCCGCGATCTGCTCTTCCGATCTCGTGCTCGAACCCTCGGCCGGGACCGGCCTTCTCGCCGTTCATGCCGAGATCGTCCGTGCTTCGCTCGCCCTCAACGAGCTTGGCGCGACGCGCGCCGATCTGCTCGGCCTGATGTTTCCGCGTGTTCCGATCTCCCGACACGACGCAACCTATATCGACGATCATCTCGATGCCGGCATCAAGCCATCCGTCGTGCTGATGAACCCGCCTTTTTCGGTCGGCGCCTATGTCGACGGCCATGTCGCCGATGCGGCATGGCGGCACCTGTCATCGGCATTCGCACGGCTGCGGGTTGGCGGCCGTCTTGTCGCGATCACCGGCGCCGGGCTCTCGCCGGAAAACCCCAGATGGCGGACTGCTTTCGAGCGGTTGCAGCACCGGGGAACCATGCTCTTCACCGCTGCTATCGACGGCCGGGTCTATGCCCGACATGGAACCACCGCCGAAACCCGCCTGACGGTCATCGACAAGGTGCCAGCAGCCGACCCGTCCCGCTTCGTCGCCTCGCCCGGCAAGGCGATGGACGTCGAGACGCTGCTCTCCTGGATTGCCGATATCCCGCTCAGGACGCCCGGCGGCCATCCGAACTCGATCGGCGCCCTGTCGAACGGCATCTTACGCAAGGCCGCGATGCAAATGGCCGCCGCCCGATCTGCGGCGAAAGCCGCACCCATCGCCGCTTCAGCGGCCGCTCCGAAAGCCGTTCGGTCAGTCCGCCCAGTTGCCCGGGCGAAGCCCATCGGCCCGGACACCGCAAACATCGCCCCCGCGGCACCGCTTGCTTATGAGCTGCGCGACTGGATGCCGGAGGAAGGTGGCCGGCTCACCGACACGATCTATGAGCCCTATGCACTCCAGTCGATCCAAATTCCGCGGGCAAAGCCGCATCCGACGCCGCTGGTCCAGTCGGCCGCGATGGCTGCGGTCGCCCCGCCGAAGCCATCATACCGGCCTCTGCTGCCGGATGCGATTATCGATGAAGGCCTACTGTCGGACGCACAACTCGAGAGCGTGATCTATGCGGGTGAAGCCCACTCCGCATATCTCTCCGGTGACTGGACGGTCGACGAAACCTGCGATGTGGTCTCGGCCGCCCCCGAAGGCGCCGAACGCGCGGTCCGGTTCCGCCGGGGATGGTTCCTGGGTGACGGAACCGGGTGCGGCAAGGGTCGACAGGTCGCCGGCATCATTTTGGACAATTGGCTTCAGGGCCGACGCCGTGCGATCTGGATCTCGAAGTCTGACAAGCTGCTCGAAGACGCCCAGCGCGACTGGGCAGCACTTGGCCAGGAACGTCTTCTCGTCCAGCCGCTCTCTCGCTTCCGGCAGGGAACGCCGATCCGCCTTGCCGAAGGCATCCTGTTCACCACTTACGCGACCCTGCGCTCGCAGGAACGCGAGGGCAAGAAGTCGCGGATTGCCCAGATCATCGATTGGATCGGAAGAGACTTCGATGGTGTGGTAGTGTTTGATGAAGCACACGCCATGGCCAATGCCGCGGGCAGCAAAGGCGAGCGTGGCGACGTGGCGCCCTCGCAGCAGGGCAGGGCAGGCCTGCGCCTGCAGCATGCGCTGCCCGACGCCCGTGTCGTCTACGTCTCCGCAACCGGCGCGACAGCGGTCGAAAACCTCGCCTATGCCCAGCGCCTCGGCATCTGGGGCAGTGAAGACTTTCCCTTCGCCAACCGTGCCGAGTTCGTGGCGGCCATCGAGGATGGCGGCGTCGCCGCCATGGAGGTTCTTGCCCGCGACCTCAAATCGCTTGGCCTTTATGCAGCGCGCTCGCTCTCCTATGACGGTGTCGAATACGACCTCCTCGAGCACGAACTGACCGAGGAGCAGATCCGCATCTACAATGCCTATGCGGACGCCTTCCAGGTCATCCACAACAACCTCAACGCGGCGCTCGAGGCGGCCAACATCACCAGTGACTCCGCCACGCTCAACCGCCACGCCAAGGCGGCAGCGCGATCGGCCTTCGAGAGCACCAAGCAGCGCTTCTTCAGCCATTTGATCACCTCGATGATGACGCCCACCCTGATCGGCGCGATCGAGCAGGACCGCGCCGATGGTCATTCGGCGGTGGTGCAGATCGTCTCTACCGGCGAAGCGCTGATGGAACGTCGGCTCGCCGAAATCCCGACCGAGGAATGGTCTGATCTGCATGTTGACGTGACACCGCGCGAATATGTCGGCGGGTATTTGATGCACTCCTTCCCGACGCGGCTGTTCGAGGAATACTCCGATGCCGAGGGGAACGTCTATTCGCGGTCCGTGCATGACGCGGAGGGCAACCCGGTCCAATGCCGGGAAGCCCTGCGCCGGCGCGACGAGATGATCGAGAGGCTCGCCTCGCTGCCGCCGGTCGGCAGTGCGCTCGACCAGATCATCCATCACTTCGGCACCGACACCGTCGCCGAGGTGACAGGCCGCTCGCGCCGTATCGTCAGGAAGACAGGCCGCGACGGCATCGACCGGCTCGCCGTCGAGAACCGTCCCGGCTCTGCCAATCTCGCCGAGACCCAGAGTTTTATGGATGACGACAAGCGCGTGCTGATCTTTTCGGACGCCGGTGGCACCGGCCGATCCTACCACGCCGATCTCGGCGCAAACCAGAGGTTGCGCAAGCACTATCTGCTCGAAGCCGGATGGCGCGCCGACAACGCCATCCAGGGTCTCGGACGGACCCATCGCACCAACCAGGCGCAGCCACCCCTGTTCCGGCCGATGGCAGCGAACGTGAAGGCCGGCAAGCGCTTCCTCTCGACGATCGCACGACGGCTCGACACGTTGGGCGCGATCACGCGCGGTCAGCGCCAGACGGGCGGGGCAGGGTTGTTCCGCGCCGAGGACAATCTGGAAAGCCCCTATGCCCGCGCGGCATTGCGGCAGTTCTACATGCTGCTGCATCAGGGTAGGATCGAAGGCTACTCGCTGACCACTTTCGAGGCGGTCACCGGGCTGTCGCTAACCACAGATGAAGGCGGGTTGCGCGACGAGTTGCCGCCGATCACGACCTGGCTCAACCGTCTGCTGGCGATGCGCATAGAGACCCAGAACCTGCTGTTCGAAGTGTTCGAGCAGTTGATGACGGCCAAGATCGAAGGCGCGGTTGCCGCCGGCGCCTACGACAAGGGTCTGGAGACGATCACGGCGGAGAGCATCACCGTCACCGATCGTCGGACGGTCTACACCCATCCGGTCTCGGGCGCACAGTCGCATGTCCTCACCGTCGCCCGCAAGGACCGCATTCGCCCTCTCGGTTTGGTCGACGCGCTCGCGATCGAACGCGCCGAGCCGCAATCGGTCCTGCTCGCCAATACGCGGTCGAGACGCGCGGCGATCCAGTTGCCGACGGCGAGCCTGATGCTCGACGACGGAACGATCGAGCACCGTGTGCGCCTGCTTCGACCGACCGACGAGCAGCGCTTCGGCCTCGGTGCGCTTGCGGAAACCCACTGGCAACCCGTCGACCGCAAACTGTTCGCGGAACTCTGGGACGCCGAAGTCGCCGCCGTCCCGGAATTCACCACCAGCACCTTCCACATCGTCACCGGCTTGCTGCTGCCTATCTGGCGTCGGCTGCCGGACGACGACTGTCGTGTCTACCGGATCCAGACCGATGCCGGCGAACGCATTATCGGCCGCCATATCGCGCCGACACTGGTCGCGACCATGCTCCGCAATCTCGGTCTCGACGATGTCCCGACCCTCGCACCGGACGAGGCATGGACCGGCCTGGCAGACGGCCGGATCGGGTTGCAGCTTGCCGATGGCCTGATCCTGCGCCGCAGCCGCGTCATGAACGACTACCGGGTCGAGTTGATCGGCTTCACCGATGCAATGGTCCCGCGCCTGAAGGCTCTCGGCCTGATTTCCGAGATCATCTCCTGGAAGCTCAGGCTGTTCATTCCGAACACGGCGCAAGGCTCCACCATGCTCGCCTCGCTTCTCGATCGTCACACGCTGGTCGGTGTTACCGACCGCACGGCCGCAGCGTGA
- a CDS encoding MobC family plasmid mobilization relaxosome protein, whose product MEKHNHIDMEKSTSSVNIGKISAICVGRIRKNVIHFFLTIEGQALDPRPAAATTTRSEVWLAMVRSISEASKRKDRVAHVRFSPAEFDALEAAASAAGMTVSAFVRSLSMEGAGVRPFLGDEDRMVLGLLADGMRAIGGNLNQIARAINTGRVPTDGDVTGSIKDAHSVATTLAAELAEMTRRSAAARRGEGA is encoded by the coding sequence ATGGAAAAACACAATCATATTGATATGGAAAAAAGCACATCAAGCGTCAATATAGGAAAAATCTCTGCCATTTGTGTTGGCAGGATACGGAAAAATGTGATACATTTTTTCCTGACGATCGAGGGACAGGCCCTCGATCCGCGGCCTGCGGCCGCAACCACCACACGATCAGAGGTATGGCTGGCGATGGTTCGCAGCATTTCCGAAGCGTCGAAACGGAAGGACAGGGTCGCGCATGTCCGCTTCTCGCCGGCCGAGTTCGATGCGCTGGAGGCGGCCGCGAGCGCCGCCGGGATGACCGTTTCCGCCTTTGTCCGGTCGCTGTCGATGGAGGGCGCCGGCGTGCGGCCGTTTCTCGGGGACGAGGATCGCATGGTGCTCGGCCTGCTCGCCGACGGCATGCGGGCGATCGGCGGCAACCTCAATCAGATTGCCAGAGCCATCAACACCGGCAGAGTCCCGACTGACGGCGACGTCACAGGCAGCATCAAGGATGCGCACAGCGTTGCGACCACGCTCGCTGCCGAACTCGCCGAGATGACACGGCGGTCCGCTGCAGCCCGACGCGGGGAGGGCGCCTGA
- a CDS encoding DUF2493 domain-containing protein yields the protein MTYELPFDDVYEPYHASSPTDRVILELQMYGHRPHQDEPDPRPLPDDEVIRAGLAGIVETFAGMLGDTRLEPDLDDLLWSFANLFHRAAERVARNLDRNEEAQRSSQGEQDGSEVKSVELERLTAEGTTYIERRNVLEIMRDEAADLYEAQTGSAWRPRTGSKVSHQAMTSAVIDSRDFLAARRRAETEVVVPAGTKIAFAGGLDCNDHDRIWEALDKAHEKHPDMVLLHGGSPRGAERIAACWAENRKVTQIAFKPDWNRHAKAAPFRRNDQLLSVVPYGLIVFPGSGITENLADKARRLGIPVWRFTEGGA from the coding sequence ATGACGTACGAGCTTCCTTTCGACGACGTCTACGAGCCCTACCACGCCTCCTCGCCGACCGACCGCGTCATCCTCGAACTGCAGATGTACGGCCATCGCCCGCATCAGGACGAGCCCGATCCCCGCCCGTTGCCCGACGACGAGGTGATCCGTGCCGGCCTCGCCGGGATCGTCGAGACCTTCGCCGGCATGCTCGGCGACACCAGGCTCGAACCCGACCTCGACGACCTGCTCTGGTCCTTCGCCAATCTCTTCCACCGCGCCGCCGAGCGCGTCGCCCGCAACCTCGACCGCAACGAGGAAGCGCAGCGATCGAGCCAGGGAGAGCAGGACGGCTCCGAGGTGAAGTCCGTCGAGCTGGAACGGCTCACGGCCGAGGGCACCACCTATATCGAGCGCCGCAACGTGCTGGAAATCATGCGCGACGAGGCCGCCGACCTCTACGAGGCGCAAACAGGGTCGGCATGGCGGCCGCGCACCGGGTCCAAGGTCTCCCATCAGGCGATGACGTCGGCGGTGATCGACTCCCGGGACTTCCTCGCCGCACGCCGCCGCGCCGAGACCGAGGTGGTGGTGCCCGCTGGTACCAAGATCGCCTTCGCCGGCGGTCTCGATTGCAACGATCACGATCGGATCTGGGAGGCGCTCGACAAGGCCCATGAGAAGCACCCGGACATGGTGCTGCTCCATGGCGGCAGCCCGCGCGGCGCCGAGCGCATCGCCGCCTGCTGGGCGGAGAACCGCAAGGTCACGCAGATCGCCTTCAAGCCCGACTGGAACCGGCACGCCAAGGCCGCACCCTTCCGCCGCAACGATCAGCTGCTGTCCGTCGTGCCCTACGGCCTAATCGTCTTCCCCGGCTCCGGCATCACCGAGAACCTCGCCGACAAGGCACGCCGCCTTGGCATCCCCGTCTGGCGCTTCACCGAGGGTGGCGCGTGA
- a CDS encoding toprim domain-containing protein, protein MTGSASELARRLGEYAEAVCREYLSKGHRSGNHWIVGDVRNTRGRSMHVRLKANAKGPAGKWVDESNGEHGDLLDVIRETCGLIEFREVADEARRFLAMPRPESQSRPSGATREPPAARGSPDAARRLFAMSKQIAGTLAERYLAGRGILLAAPERTLRFHPSCYYRDLVTGETLTLPALIAAVNGLDGRIAGVQRTWLDPAGNGKAPVADPRRSLGHLLGNGIWLGLDPGVPVPVMAAGEGFETMASLRTLMPALPVAAATSANHLAGLTFPPGCRRLYIAADADAAGRHGIERLSQRAGEAGILALALRPQLGDFNDDLRHLGPAHLAACLREQLVPEDARLFLPPA, encoded by the coding sequence ATGACCGGCTCGGCCTCCGAACTGGCGCGCCGTCTAGGCGAATATGCCGAGGCGGTGTGCCGCGAGTATCTCTCCAAGGGTCATCGCTCCGGCAATCACTGGATCGTCGGCGACGTGCGCAATACGCGCGGCCGATCCATGCATGTGCGGCTGAAAGCAAACGCAAAGGGTCCAGCAGGCAAATGGGTCGATGAATCGAACGGCGAACATGGCGATCTGCTCGATGTGATCCGCGAAACCTGCGGCCTCATCGAGTTCCGCGAGGTCGCCGATGAAGCGCGTCGCTTCCTCGCCATGCCGCGGCCAGAATCCCAATCCAGACCATCTGGCGCCACGCGCGAACCACCTGCGGCGCGCGGCTCTCCAGACGCTGCGCGGCGCCTCTTCGCCATGTCGAAGCAGATCGCCGGCACACTTGCCGAACGCTATCTCGCCGGCCGCGGCATTTTGCTGGCCGCGCCTGAGCGCACCTTGCGCTTCCACCCTAGCTGCTATTACCGGGATCTCGTGACGGGCGAGACGCTGACCCTGCCCGCATTGATCGCGGCCGTGAACGGCCTCGACGGACGTATCGCCGGGGTCCAGCGCACCTGGCTCGATCCGGCAGGCAACGGCAAGGCGCCCGTCGCTGATCCGCGCCGGTCGCTCGGTCACCTGCTCGGCAACGGCATCTGGCTTGGCCTCGATCCCGGTGTGCCCGTTCCAGTGATGGCCGCCGGCGAAGGTTTCGAGACGATGGCGTCGCTGAGGACGCTGATGCCGGCGCTGCCGGTGGCCGCGGCCACCTCGGCCAATCACCTCGCGGGCCTGACCTTCCCGCCTGGCTGCCGTCGCCTCTACATCGCGGCCGATGCGGACGCCGCCGGCCGGCATGGCATCGAGCGTCTCAGCCAGCGCGCCGGTGAGGCCGGGATCCTCGCTCTGGCGTTACGGCCGCAGCTCGGCGACTTCAACGACGATCTGCGCCATCTCGGCCCGGCCCATCTCGCGGCATGCCTGCGCGAACAGCTCGTGCCGGAGGATGCCCGTCTGTTCCTGCCGCCCGCATGA
- a CDS encoding XRE family transcriptional regulator, producing the protein MAPIFGVWSQIGDFPVSFGGVGAASGFERARQWQSRTLQTYIDRHGLVETEDSEAGKPIWRKPGFDGIRGLLEIEEELSRFLRERRDAQNLNREQVGMMVGLHHEIYARHERAGAKLRVTRLLHLAELLDFSPIEAIYAAAPQFFGETEQEAEVRFKLVMRMLDLPAATAQNLLMLVEELSPDSGTDNATKPTDPKRRG; encoded by the coding sequence TTGGCTCCGATTTTTGGGGTTTGGAGCCAAATTGGGGATTTTCCCGTCTCTTTTGGCGGGGTTGGGGCAGCGAGCGGATTCGAGCGAGCCAGACAATGGCAATCAAGGACGTTACAGACTTACATCGACAGGCATGGCCTTGTCGAAACGGAGGATTCCGAGGCTGGAAAGCCGATCTGGCGCAAGCCGGGATTTGACGGCATTCGCGGTCTCCTCGAAATCGAGGAGGAACTGAGCCGCTTCCTGCGGGAGCGGCGCGATGCGCAAAATCTGAACCGCGAGCAGGTCGGCATGATGGTCGGCCTGCATCACGAAATTTACGCCCGGCATGAGCGGGCTGGAGCCAAGTTACGAGTAACACGGCTACTGCATCTGGCCGAACTGCTCGATTTCTCACCAATCGAAGCGATCTACGCGGCGGCTCCGCAGTTCTTCGGCGAGACCGAGCAGGAGGCGGAGGTCAGGTTCAAGCTCGTGATGCGAATGCTGGACCTGCCGGCTGCGACGGCACAGAACCTTCTCATGCTGGTCGAGGAACTGTCGCCGGACAGCGGGACGGACAACGCGACCAAGCCGACAGACCCGAAACGTCGGGGCTGA
- a CDS encoding WGR domain-containing protein, with the protein MQTEDAIHLHRIDPACNMARFYRLSATPSLFGDICLVREWGRIGRPSRMRIDLYASAEDAKVARLALERAKRRRGYRDAPGDR; encoded by the coding sequence ATGCAAACCGAAGACGCGATCCATCTCCACCGCATCGATCCTGCGTGCAACATGGCACGGTTCTATCGCCTGTCGGCGACCCCGAGCCTGTTCGGCGATATCTGTCTCGTGCGGGAGTGGGGAAGGATCGGCCGGCCAAGCCGTATGCGCATTGACCTCTACGCTAGCGCGGAGGATGCGAAAGTCGCACGCCTTGCATTGGAACGAGCCAAGAGGCGACGCGGCTACCGTGACGCGCCTGGAGATAGGTGA
- a CDS encoding type II toxin-antitoxin system prevent-host-death family antitoxin codes for MRQFTTGDLNKQVGDVTDAASREPIVLTKHRKPRFVLMSYEHYERMRTGRNPRRAYPVSEMPQEHKDLFAGEIDRLARGEGYDDEP; via the coding sequence ATGCGACAGTTCACGACAGGCGATCTCAACAAGCAGGTAGGCGACGTCACCGATGCCGCCAGCCGCGAACCGATTGTGCTGACCAAGCACCGCAAACCCCGCTTCGTGCTTATGAGCTACGAGCATTATGAGCGGATGCGTACAGGCCGGAATCCGCGTCGCGCCTATCCCGTCTCCGAGATGCCGCAGGAGCACAAGGACCTCTTCGCCGGGGAGATCGACCGGCTCGCGCGCGGCGAGGGCTATGACGATGAGCCGTGA
- a CDS encoding ParA family protein, giving the protein MTVVIAAINGKGGAGKTTALMNIAGEYALRGGRVAMIDMDARNNLIKWWTDCQEKDAQPEGIEVYSHKTARGLERWMEDNNSVFDHVLIDTPGEDTSIVDPVIAAADLVISPIQPSKREVLGAIDSFENVLRVNEALGRTCRHGVLRTRITVTVRHTELYRKIRPIIEDKVGTYLFRTEVFERNVYKDIHNGIGTLQMLEVTEAIAKARRETQSLVAEVDEMLMNEAATGRAA; this is encoded by the coding sequence ATGACCGTCGTGATCGCCGCCATCAATGGCAAGGGAGGCGCGGGCAAGACGACCGCGCTGATGAACATCGCCGGCGAATATGCCCTGCGCGGCGGACGTGTCGCCATGATCGACATGGACGCCCGGAACAACCTCATAAAGTGGTGGACGGACTGTCAGGAGAAGGACGCTCAGCCCGAGGGCATCGAAGTCTACAGCCACAAGACGGCAAGAGGATTGGAACGCTGGATGGAAGACAACAACAGTGTATTCGATCACGTGCTGATCGACACGCCCGGCGAGGACACGTCGATCGTGGACCCGGTGATCGCGGCGGCCGACCTGGTGATCTCGCCGATCCAGCCGTCAAAACGCGAAGTGCTCGGTGCCATCGACAGTTTCGAGAATGTGCTGCGCGTAAACGAAGCGCTGGGCAGGACTTGCCGCCATGGCGTCCTGCGGACCCGGATCACCGTGACGGTCCGGCACACGGAACTGTACCGAAAGATCAGGCCGATCATCGAGGACAAGGTCGGAACCTATCTGTTCCGCACCGAGGTGTTCGAGCGCAATGTCTACAAGGACATCCACAACGGCATCGGCACGCTTCAGATGCTGGAGGTGACGGAGGCGATCGCCAAGGCGCGGCGGGAAACGCAGTCGCTGGTCGCGGAGGTCGACGAAATGCTCATGAACGAGGCGGCGACGGGACGGGCAGCATGA
- a CDS encoding DUF736 family protein, with the protein MATTIANLTAKADGSMEGVFATLRVNAPITLIPNNTKSREDAPDYRIVNKRTGFEIGAGWHRISQRSGEEYLSVKLEAPEIGVIFGNLAPAPGGDETKKVILWNNPQ; encoded by the coding sequence ATGGCCACCACGATCGCAAACCTCACCGCCAAGGCCGACGGCTCGATGGAAGGCGTGTTCGCCACGCTGCGGGTCAACGCCCCGATCACCTTGATCCCGAACAACACCAAGTCCCGCGAGGACGCCCCGGACTACCGCATCGTCAACAAGCGCACGGGCTTCGAGATCGGAGCCGGCTGGCACCGCATCTCCCAGCGTTCGGGCGAGGAATACCTCTCGGTCAAGCTCGAGGCTCCCGAGATCGGCGTGATCTTCGGCAACCTCGCTCCCGCCCCCGGCGGCGACGAGACGAAGAAGGTCATCCTCTGGAACAACCCGCAGTGA